The following nucleotide sequence is from Coffea eugenioides isolate CCC68of chromosome 10, Ceug_1.0, whole genome shotgun sequence.
GCTGACATCACTTGGTAACTCTTAAAATAGGATTGTAATGAATATTGTGAATCAATATCATTTGGTTGAGCTTGAGCTTCACTGGTTTTGTTTGGTCTTAATTTTTCGTCTCTTTCAGTTATCTAAAATAGCGTTGCACTTGCCGGTGGTCTCTTGTTCACATGGGTCCTTTCACAAGCTTTTTCCATCCTTGGCAATAGAAATTGGTAGATTGCAACTAAAATGCAGAGTATACAAAtccttcttttcttatttgctTTTCTGATGATAAAGCATTTTCATGAAGCAAGATGAGGATGATTATTGTCGGAATCTATATTCTTTTCCAAATTCTAGTGGAATTATTGCAAGCTGTTAGTCCTTGTTCTCTTGTTGGGAAGGGATACAAGTTTCTACACAGAAGTGGCAGAGGAGGCTGTTGTGGTATCTTAGGTAGTGCATTTGCTAAGGAGTTCAGTATCTTAAGATTTCTCACTAAAAAGAGTGAAGGTGCATTGTACTGCAAGCTTTTGGTTGTTGTTTTGGTTCATTTTCTTATCAACATTGTGCTCGGGTTCATTAGATATAGCAAAGGAGTCTTTGTAGTTCTTAAACACCTTTTTCAAGTTCCTTTTGACTCAATAATGTAAGCACCCTTGCAGTAGTAAGCTGACATTCATGTAGTTCTTTAAATTTCTGGTTTATATCTGCCATTGGCTTCCTTATCCTCCCCATTCCCTGAATTGTCTAGAGATGCATGTAGAAGTCCATCGTGAATGATATGGTAGCAGTGATTTTTAGTTTTCCCTATTCTTCTTTTAACTCATGGACTGGCTCGTCTTGCTAAGATTGTAGTGTGTATGTGCGGTTCTGCTGCTTCATTGAGTGGTGGATAAGTCTTTAAATTTTGTTAAACAAGATTATCTTCATCTCAGTTTTTCGCCCATGGACCCATTTaccttttggttgaatttggaagaTTTCTTTTCTCCCCTCTCCAGCTGAAGTTCTGTTGCTCCAGCCATATATTCtttacatttcttttttctGAAAAGATTCTTGAAGAAGATAATTAGCATATGAGATCGGGCACCAGCCTTGCCTGTCTTGGAACCATGACACCGGGAAACCATAGTGCTTGTTGTGCTTAAGCTTTTCTTTGATGTTGTTCGGTTCAGTTGTTTTTTCTGAGTAGAAACTTCCTTCAGTGCCTCAGAAACACTATTCTGTCACTAATCAAACCTTGGGAGGCTTATTACATCTCTCCGTCTAACTTTTGGCTGCTAGGTTGGTGTATGGCCGCCAAACTTACACCTTTAGGTATATCTCATTTTTCTAGTGCTTCTAAGAAAAAGTGGTAGATTTCGCTCTATTAATGGTGGGTTTGCACTTTTTTCTGAAGGTGCATTAGGTAAAGTATcctgaactttggaaatttgAATTTGATACTTGAAATGTTTGATGAAGTCAATTCATAGGAGTTGCAGTACTATCTACTGTTGTTGGTCTCATTGTTGCATGAAATTGTTGGCGTAGGAAAGAGATTCTCTCGTGTAATACTGGGCCTAATCAAATGGGGCGTTTCATAAAATTGTGGTAATATCACATCTTACTCAAGGTGGTCCTGATATGGTTCATTTGTGTCTGCATAACGTGCCTTTTCAATGGCATTATTTGCTATTGGAAGTTGCCTTCCTAGAACATGATTTGCTTTTAAGGGTCCTCCTCCTAAAGTAGCATCAGGTGATTACTCGTACATTAGCTTCCTAGATGACCTCTCAGTTTGATTTTTGATCACCATAAAATCAGTAGAAACGCAAGGAAAGCGAGCCCAAGTTTGCTTGCACGCTCCTGTTGTGCTCTTGTAGATTAGTTCACTATAATTGTACTTCATTTTCACATCACATCTTGCTCCAGGTGGTCCACATTTCGGTTTATTTTTCTTAGTACCTTGCCTTCTCAATGTCATCATCCACCTTTAAAAGTTTGCTTGGGACAGCTGAAAAAGAAAGTTGCCTTTGCTGGAACATTAAATATCTTGTATCGCTCTAAAACAACACAAATTTCACATGTTACAAGTTCTTGAGATAATCTTCCTTTCGATTGTGTTTTACTCAAAAATCATAGGAAGTCTGACACCTAGTGGCAACTTGCGAGGGAAATTTACCTTAGATTGCTAGCAGGCTTCTGCTGTAATCTTGGTGCATGGacacaaaaattttaatttgaagAGATGCTACTGAGTTATCTGCTCAACCTAGTTTCCTGCCTGTTGTCTTCACttatttgtttgtttattaTTTCGGGTGAAAATCCAAAAGCCATGAGAGGCATCATGAGATAAATTAATAGGGAATTTTACCTTTTACTGGCATGTCATGAACAAGAAGCGCAGGGTCTGCCAAGTCTGGCATATATGTGGGCTATGAGCcttgtcttttttttcttaGATTCACGCCAGTTACAATCCAATGTTTAACTCTAATAATTAGGCATCGGCAGCCAATTTCCAACTCCAATTAGACATCAGGAAAACGCGgaacaggaaaaaaaatttactacCAAGGAAGCAGGCGATGCAGTAGAAGCCAAAGAGACACATCGTTGGTTGTCCTGTAGCTTCGAGGCAAGCATTCTGCTTAGATGTTCCCACGCGGAGTACTGAACGTAGAAAATTCTGAGAGTCCCTGTTTGATGACCATTGACTCCATGATGACTGCGTGTCTGCATACACAGAATGTGCTGGAAATTTTCATTTGCATGTAATGTAGCACGACTTTGACAATATAATAGCAAGGAAGGAAACAAGAAGAATTATAATCCCTCATGTGCCATGTTCAGATTCAGTTTCCTTCCCACTAAATGATTATCGACTTCCACACGCACTCCGTTGTGGTACTATGATGACCTCAAAGTATCCAAGTACGGGGTACTTTGACAAAGAAGAGGATGTTACAGCCTCGGCCTCACTCGATGTACAAGTTCCTAGAGAGCCTAGGCCACTAAGAGCCCGAATCATGTTCCCAATGCATAACCATATTTGTGACTTTTTATGGTACGTGACACAAGCATCATCTgagtttggaaaaattttagCTAATATGGGGTGGTGTGATTGTAGCATCTGATTCAATAGAAGGGAGGTGAGTCTTGACAACGTCTCCTCTACTTCTTGGAATCTCAGTTTTAACTACTAGATCAAGATCTCATCGGCTAAggtttaatttttgaaatccCAATTTTAATTACTAGATTAAAATCTCAATAATTAGACTCTAGGATGGGCGTTGGCGATAGAGAGAGCCATTATGCAAAGCTAAGGAATGCAAATTTCAAAGCTTAATCTCCGAATttcacaaaaggaaaaaaagaaaaaaaggaagaggaGTGGGGACTATTATGTTCTTTGATTTCTACGTACATTCCTAGAATAGACTAGTGGTGGCAATGGACAAATAAATAGATTTATGATTGTCATTTAATACCAAATTATTGAGGATAACTGGTccccaaataataataataatactgcAAAGGTCGTCCCCTCCTGTGCTAAGTTGGAAAAAAGTTGCAAGTCGCAGGTAGGTGCATTAGCATTAGTCAATAGAGAGCAGCAGTCTAGAAATGGACCCAAAGTACATGGATGAGGGAACTATCAAATATACTTGTGCAAATGCTTAGGCAGTTTCAATTTACTTACGTACTAATCCCCCCCAGcccccacccaaaaaaaaaaaaatgttgccCAAAACAGGCTATCAAACTTATTGTAAAAGATTTGGGAATGCTTCAGATTTACAGATAATTTCTCTGATACAACTATTCGCTAAACTATTTATAATACTTGTTATTGAAGTAGCAGCAATGGTATGGTGGTTGTTATCTCCTACTCGACTTGGAGCTATGTCCAATCGATGTGTTGATGTCTCACAGTCGGTGAAAATTATGCTCCATCGAATTTGCTTTCTTACTCCAGCAAGTAAACGGGAAACCATGGCGAAATTCATTCTTGGACTGCAACCCATTACCCACCCTAAAATTCTCACTCACACAATAATTAATGTTGAAAATAGACACTACTTTCTTTGAGTAGGAGGGATCCTAAAATGACATTGCAACTGTCAATTCCCCTGGTTTTTCCATATTTTACTCTGGGGTGTTGTTAGGTGCCTCCTCCTAATCTCATTTTAAAACTATGGTCATGTGTTCATCAAATACCATTGAGCATGCTTCCAAAATATAACATTGAGCATGAACTAACACAACTCATAGATTCGTTCTTCCTAACATAAGTTTCAGCACTTCGATTCCTGGTTTCATAGCAGATCTAGTTGAACTTTGCTATTATTATTCTCCAAGCTACCAAGTGTAATTACATAAAACAAATGGAAagttttttggtttcttttgcACAACATTTTGTTTGGCAAAATCTCCGTTTGGATTGGTCTATTTTTCAATAACTAATTTTTCAAGTACAATGCTAAAATAATACATAAGTAAAAATACCtaatccatacaatatatcaaaaaataactcacaaatgtataaaaaaatgaaaaaaaaatataaattctaCAACATCTTTCACTTATCACCACTAtttaccaccaccaccactaccCCCACCTACCACTGTCACCACTccctccctttttctttctccttctccctCTTCTCCttccctcttcctcctcccctCCCCTTCCTCGCCACCTCCCACCTCCTGATCTGGTCTTGACTAGATCGCGACAGCGAAAAGGGGAAGGAAGGCGCAAGATCAAGTGGATGGGGAGGGAAAGGGCAAGGGGTGGATGGGAAGGGCGAGGGGTATCGAGCAAGGGAAAGAGGGGAGGAGTAAGGAGAGGGAGAAGGAAGAGGTAGGAGGAGGAGGGAGAAGAGCcgggggaggaggaggagggagggGGTGGTGGCTGTGGTAATGACTGTGAGTAGTAGtgttaatttttaaaaagtacttaattttaaaagatatctcaaaatatattttaaaaattcttccaaaaatatcaaaaaaaacatttacagtaaaatatttgaaaaataattaatccaaacggagtctaTTTCATAAAGAAGATAGATTATTTCAGAATGCCATATTTATCATGGGCTTGGGCCTAGTATTCTTTCAAACTACACAAGTTTGTACCATGATGTGCCATTTTCAAAGAAGTGGACAATGGAAACTAGATTATACTAATCGCCAATCAGCCACAAAGCCAAGCGGCACAAAAGCATAGATGCATGAAAGATTAATTTGGTCCACCGCCCGTCACAACCTTAAAAGTTAAAAACTTTAGAGTTGGTATATTCGCGTTACAAATAAAACGATGCGCTAGCACTAccacttttcttgcttttttgTCAATGCAATTACCGCGcatattattgttttttttttaaaaaaaaaaaaaaaaaacttcttctCATCAGTAAGTAGTAAAAGGAACGAGTAAAACTACTAGCACCTGCATGCAAAAAAGGCGTATTTAGaataaactaaagaaaagtagaaaagtCTTCGAGTATAGGATGGGAACCCAGTCTGAATCCATCAACCGCTGCAGCCTCTGAAAATCTTTGACTTGGCTAATACTAGTTCCAGTTCTTCGGACTCTGCATCCTGCCCTGCCACCCGGCCAGCCATCCAGCCTTGTTcccttccatttttttttttattgcaaccAATTACAAAACCGTGTCTCTCAACTCCAACTATTCTTCAAAAATAATCCAAACTTGACAACCTCATTAGTCCCCCTTCTCTTACCCTGTTCCGCTTATATCCATTTCTCTTCTCTTTGGAGTTTGGCCCCCCCCTCATTTCCTAATCCATCTAACTCCCAAATGAAGCCTCAACAACTCGCAATATTCcttctcttccttctttgcgTATCTTTTCCCAGTACCAGTAGTATTCCTCCTTCAACTTCTTCTCCACCTTCATCAATTCCACAACGATTCAGGGAAGCCCCCGAGTTCTACAACTCGCCAGAGTGTCCTTCAATCATCAGTAGTGATGAATTAGATGCCACCGACATCATCAGCATTGACAATAATATTAATAAGAATAGCAATGATGAAGATTCCACCTCGGCCAGCGATGGTGATGATGATGACGGTGATGTTGTTGAAGACCATAATTTCATCTGCTCCGATGATGCTGTCCATGTGGCCATGACCTTAGACGCCGCCTACATCCGCGGCTCACTGGCCGCCATCCTTTCCATCCTCCAACACTCGTCTTGTCCGCAGAACATCATCTTCCACTTTGTCACCTCTGCCTCATCCAATGCGTCTCTTCTAAGCACCACCGTTGCTTCCTCTTTCCCTTACCTCAAGTTCCAAGTCTACCGTTTTGCCGACGCGGCTGTGGCCGGGCTAATATCTACATCCATCCGTTCGGCCCTCGACTGCCCTCTTAACTATGCAAGAAGTTATTTAGCTAATCTTTTACCCCTTTGCGTCCGGAAAGTTGTGTACTTGGACTCGGACTTAGTCCTAGTCGATGACATTGCTAAATTGGCGTCCATCCCATTAGGTGATGATAAGGTCTTGGCAGCTCCTGAATATTGCAATGCTAACTTCACCTCATATTTCACCCCAACTTTGTGGTCCAACCCTTCTCTTTCTTTAACATTTGCCAACAGGAAAGCCTGCTATTTTAATACAGGAGTAATGGTGATTGATCTTGATCGGTGGAGAGCGGGGGATTACACAACCAAGATTGAAGAATGGATGGAACTGCAAAAAAGGATGAGGATATATGAATTGGGATCTTTGCCTCCCTTTTTGCTTGTTTTTGCTGGAAATATAGCTCCGGTTGATCATAGATGGAATCAGCATGGTCTAGGAGGTGATAACTTTCGAGGGCTTTGCAGGGATTTGCATCCGGGTCCGGTGAGTTTGTTGCATTGGAGTGGTAAAGGCAAGCCTTGGGCAAGATTGGATGCCAACCGGCCGTGTCCCTTGGATGCTCTCTGGGCACCTTATGATCTGTTAAAGACTCCATTCGCATTTGATTCTTGACAGAAGTGTCAAAATTGTGACTTAAAGGAGAAGCCATTGCAAGGAAAGCGCGTAGCTGAACATAAATGGCTGCAAGTGTACAGGCTTTTGCTGATGATCGAGTTCATCTGGGAAATACGATACCGTACCATCTTGTCGATGCTTCATCAATTAAAGTACTGTAGATAGGAAGGATGAATGGTTCGGGGCCgtttttgcttttcctttttgggTCTGTAAATTTTTTCAGGTCCTCGCCGTTCATCAAATTTTTTTATGTTTGTTGGAATACTACTAATAAAGATGCACTAAAGATGGGAATTGAAAAAGATGGTAGAAACTCTTTTCACTTTTTGGTGGTAGTAATTTGATTTCTTCTAATTAATAATATATTGCTGTTATGAATCTCGCAAGCCATCAAATGTACACTACGGAGATTACTTGTGAAAGAAATAACATGACttcatttgaatttttttctattctttttttttttttggctgaaaTGTAGACGGATGGAGATGAACTCGCTTAGAATTGTAAAAGCCTACTAGAGCATTATGTTGAGGATTAAGCAATTAATTACAGTATggatccaatttttttttttatctaataGTAAATTCATCTAGTTTTaccaaaaaaggaaaggaagaaagtaAGTAAATTTGTCCTGTATCTTCTtgcaaagatttttttttttttgtttttggggtgTTGAATTAGAAGAAGCGGTCTCTCCAGGAATGCAAAGCTGGAGCTGAAACTACTATTTAATAGCAGATATCTTTCTTTCAATTCGCTTTTTCGTAATATTTAATTGCCACCAAACATCCTTCCAAAGGCAAAGGTATGAGATGACTTCAGAAGGAAGATTACATATAGGATCACTTAACAGCGCATAGGATTTGACTAAAATATAAGGAAGAGGAAGACCAGCCGTTTCAATGtctttcatctttctttttttcgttTTCTATTCAATTTAATTCCATCCTTGTAACTTAAAATAGGATCTTGCTGCAGATTGTGTCACTGTTTTGCCAGCTAAGGCATTGCCTCTctattgaaaaaataaataaatgaagagAGAACACCAGAGTTTTATATTTGTACTAATGTATTAGTTGCTAAGGATTTGAGCAAATTGCAGCAAAATCGTATCCCCGGGTATaagaccctttttttttttgccttctctctcttctttttcaattatGGTTTGAAAATTACACACTACCATTAGTGATGTTTGCTTTTAATTAGTAGTAGTTATATTTGTTGATTCCATTAATTTCATTATTGAACTAGGGCCTTGTTTGGCAGACaaattttttgtcaagtttgtctgttacaagttttttaaatacTTTATTAGTTACattaatctcaaaaaaaaattcaaaaattttaaactatacacttcaaaatattaaaaaatttacacatttcaaaattttttttaaaaatatctacAGTAAACtaaagtaaaattttagataaacacctaaaaaactcacttgccaaaacGAGATCATCCCAGACTACACGTTGTTGTCctccacttttcttcttttatccaAAGTCGTCACTTTGACGCTAACTCACGTAGTAACCCTCTATTccatctaaaaaaaaaaagaaaaaaaaaaagaaaaaccctaTTCAATTATTTGTTTGCTTTTGAGCCAATCTTGTAGATCTCTTGTATTTCCACGGGAATAAAAGCCgagttttttgccaaaataacaCTCTTACTAAAAAATATTCTCAATGTGattcattttcaaattttattacCATAATGATATTATTGTTCTCATCTAGTTATCCTGATTGCCATGTAGGATAACAAGAAAGGAAAGTTCTAATCCAGTTTATAGTTTTCAACATTaactaaaattttaattttttttattatagagGCACAAGAAGATTGCATAACTTTTAtaatttccttataattatctaaaataaaatttaccaTTATTGACCTTACTATTATTGGTctctgaatttttttaaatgtatcaaacatattgcatatattttttcaaaaaataattttaaaaatacgaAAATTGCAACGAAAATTGTAAGCAattacaaaaatttcaaggttATCATATTTGTTTATGTTATCCTTCCTACTCTTTGAAAAGATGAGAATAATCTTCATCTACCTTAAAATTATCAACTTGCGAAACATATTTTTTAGATGCTGTTAATATAAAAATTGGCTTCTTATATTATGTTTGACAAGGGAAAGATAACGAAAGAAAAAATGTGGGAAGGTTTATAGAGAAAATTGGAGAAGATATTAGATGAGAAAGAGAAATAGAGGACGTCTTTATCTTTATCCTCGCACATATGCAGTTTAAATGGCAAAAAAGGATCACAAaagtaataaattttaaaattaagttACTTTGGGAATATATTTTGGAAGAAGAGTTATTTTGACAATAAACTCAATAAAAGCCTACATCTCTTCCTTTTTAGCATAATTAGTAGTTCATTTTATTCGATGAGGAAGACCATACACTAGTCTAAATATTGCACATCGACTCTTCAACTTCCATCCACTAGTCTAGATGCATTGTTACagttttgtgtttggattgtaccTTATTTACATATATTAATTTAATTGCATCATCAACacttttttaattatctttttatcttcatatacattatattaaaaaagtgctacagtattttttttttaaaaaaaatatcccaaataatctcctatccaaacacaaagGTATGCCAGATTTTCAAAGATTGGCAACACCTTGGAAATCTGAtaaatttggaaatgaaaataatcaaAACAATTAGTACATTCTACTTATTAGGCAAAATAAACACAACTAGACTGACAAGCTCCATGAGATTTTTCATTCCAAGACAAAATAAGCAAATGATAGACTAGTGTAGCACATTAAATTTGATGGTACAAAAATGAGTTGCGTAACAATTTCAAAGTCATCTTAATTGCTACTTACACACGTCCACCTAGTTTGATAGTACACCGAAGTAATTGTCCATTCGGATTGATTGACTCCTCTGTCCAGGAAATTGGCTACCGTACACCAACCAAATGGGAAAGCGATGCTTGCTACTCATAGGAGCTGTAGTGTCCAAAACGAGGGAAAAACGCGAGTTCGTCGGTGGCGCGAGGAAGGAGCAAAGAAGGATCCATGGCCTCTTCGAATTCCCAGTAACCAACATTAATTACCTTTCCTGAGGTTTTGACCATTTCACTGAGAGTGAAATCTCTCGAGATTTTAAAGTTTACACCTACTTACTTCTTCTCCTGTGCACCTAAAATGACAAATGCAATTGATACTTTACAGACAAATGATTATCATATACAGTCGTCCGATCCATAAATATTCATGATGTTTGCAGTCCTTTAAGGAAAGTCATTGGTGCTGGGTCCCTGTCGGTTCTATACCCCACACGGAATTCATTGCCGGACTGCAGGCAATGAATCTGAGTAGAAGTCTTTTCGTGGTTTGGTTGTATAAGCCTTCGAGCTTATCATCTGGCTGGTTTTGCATCCGGAAAATTCAGAGGTATAAATTATTATAGTAATAGAGTAGTTGTAGCATAATTTTGGATATGCAGCTACATGATTTAGGTAAGATGGAGCTGTTTTAAGGAAGGACCTTCCTTGAGAATTTTCCTAGTTCTCTGTTGACAACGAAAGACTAGTATAATTTATTACATTTAAACGTTTGTTGGTAAATGACACCATGAAACGTCCTTTGGGTGATTTTCTCTTCTCCCTCTGCCTTACGTTTGAATAATTTTTAGTAACTCTTGTGATTActttc
It contains:
- the LOC113749584 gene encoding probable galacturonosyltransferase-like 1 — encoded protein: MKPQQLAIFLLFLLCVSFPSTSSIPPSTSSPPSSIPQRFREAPEFYNSPECPSIISSDELDATDIISIDNNINKNSNDEDSTSASDGDDDDGDVVEDHNFICSDDAVHVAMTLDAAYIRGSLAAILSILQHSSCPQNIIFHFVTSASSNASLLSTTVASSFPYLKFQVYRFADAAVAGLISTSIRSALDCPLNYARSYLANLLPLCVRKVVYLDSDLVLVDDIAKLASIPLGDDKVLAAPEYCNANFTSYFTPTLWSNPSLSLTFANRKACYFNTGVMVIDLDRWRAGDYTTKIEEWMELQKRMRIYELGSLPPFLLVFAGNIAPVDHRWNQHGLGGDNFRGLCRDLHPGPVSLLHWSGKGKPWARLDANRPCPLDALWAPYDLLKTPFAFDS